A genomic stretch from Leptospira licerasiae serovar Varillal str. VAR 010 includes:
- a CDS encoding aldo/keto reductase, which translates to MESSYSRKKFLKLLALSAAGISLSERMISPLFSQTSGASKMLKRKIPKTGEEIPAIGLGTWQTLDVDPDPSSLAPLREVLSEFLHIGGGVVDSSPMYGRSEEIFGILSKDFTDAERKKFFLATKVWIRGEAAGKSQIEASFKKMKAEKIDLFQIHNLLDTQTHLKTLRGLKENGKIRYIGLTHFTVSAFGEMERISEKEKPDFLQIPYSIQTREAENRILPFAQEHGIAVLINRPFEEGGLFRNTKGKTLPEYFKEWDCLSFAQAFLKYILSHPAVTCAIPATSKISHLKDNMGAGLGRFPEGKERKVFLSNLLDAMD; encoded by the coding sequence ATGGAAAGTTCTTATTCCAGAAAAAAGTTCCTGAAACTTTTGGCGTTATCTGCCGCAGGTATAAGTCTTTCGGAGAGAATGATTTCTCCGTTATTTTCTCAAACGTCCGGAGCCTCTAAAATGTTAAAACGTAAGATTCCAAAAACTGGAGAAGAAATTCCTGCAATCGGTTTAGGTACTTGGCAGACTTTAGACGTGGATCCGGATCCTTCTTCTTTGGCTCCTTTAAGGGAAGTTTTGTCGGAGTTCTTACATATCGGCGGAGGTGTAGTAGACTCTTCTCCCATGTATGGTCGTTCGGAAGAGATTTTCGGGATCTTATCTAAGGATTTTACAGATGCGGAAAGAAAAAAATTTTTCTTAGCCACAAAGGTTTGGATTAGGGGAGAAGCTGCCGGAAAATCTCAGATAGAGGCTTCTTTCAAAAAGATGAAAGCCGAGAAGATCGATCTATTCCAAATCCATAATTTACTAGATACTCAAACTCATCTAAAAACATTAAGGGGTTTAAAAGAAAATGGAAAGATCAGATATATCGGCTTAACTCATTTTACAGTTTCAGCATTCGGGGAGATGGAGCGTATCTCCGAAAAGGAAAAGCCGGACTTTTTGCAAATACCTTATTCTATCCAAACAAGAGAAGCTGAAAATAGGATCTTACCTTTTGCCCAAGAACATGGGATCGCGGTTTTGATCAATCGGCCCTTCGAAGAAGGTGGGCTTTTTAGAAATACAAAAGGTAAAACGTTACCTGAATATTTTAAAGAATGGGATTGTTTATCTTTTGCACAGGCCTTCTTAAAATACATTCTTTCTCATCCCGCCGTGACATGTGCTATCCCAGCTACTTCTAAGATTTCTCATCTCAAAGATAATATGGGAGCGGGACTTGGCAGATTTCCGGAAGGCAAAGAAAGAAAAGTTTTTCTATCCAACCTTCTAGATGCGATGGACTAA
- a CDS encoding alpha/beta fold hydrolase: MSEPLWRTHPLAWKASGAFFEWKKRKLFYRIGGEGEALLLLHGFPTSSWDWKDVWETLTRQYKVLTFDYLGFGFSEKPKDGHYSIFQYADQAEFFLQEQGIQKVHLLAHDLGDTVAQELVARFREKLSGQRIGGPDLESVFFLNGGIFPETHRPRAVQKLLNGPFGFLFSRLVNKTSFQKNFSEVFGPNTKPGKEELDGFWECVNNGGGKAIYHKLIRYMRERKIFRDRWVGAILDSPIQYALADGLEDPVSGRHVVDRLREMRPDAKVYELPGIGHYPQTEAADQVLKAYSNFRSKL; this comes from the coding sequence ATGTCGGAACCGCTTTGGAGAACCCACCCTTTGGCCTGGAAGGCATCAGGGGCTTTCTTTGAATGGAAAAAAAGAAAACTATTCTATAGGATAGGCGGAGAAGGAGAAGCGCTTCTTCTGTTACATGGTTTTCCCACTTCTTCCTGGGATTGGAAGGATGTATGGGAAACTCTTACTCGTCAATATAAAGTCCTTACCTTCGATTATCTGGGCTTCGGTTTTTCCGAAAAACCGAAAGACGGACATTATTCCATTTTTCAATACGCGGACCAGGCGGAATTTTTCCTACAAGAGCAAGGTATCCAAAAGGTTCACCTTCTTGCCCATGATCTAGGAGATACAGTTGCACAGGAATTAGTAGCAAGATTTAGGGAGAAGTTATCCGGCCAAAGGATCGGCGGTCCCGACTTAGAATCTGTATTCTTTCTGAATGGCGGGATCTTTCCGGAGACCCATAGGCCTAGGGCTGTGCAAAAATTATTAAACGGTCCTTTTGGATTTTTATTCTCTAGGTTAGTGAACAAGACTTCCTTTCAAAAAAATTTTTCTGAAGTATTCGGACCAAACACCAAGCCGGGCAAAGAGGAATTGGACGGATTCTGGGAATGTGTGAACAACGGAGGAGGAAAAGCGATCTATCACAAATTGATAAGATATATGAGAGAAAGAAAAATTTTCAGAGATAGATGGGTGGGAGCGATACTAGACAGTCCGATCCAGTACGCGTTGGCGGACGGTTTAGAAGATCCAGTCAGCGGTAGACATGTAGTGGATCGGTTGAGAGAGATGAGACCGGACGCGAAAGTGTATGAACTCCCAGGCATAGGACATTATCCTCAAACAGAAGCTGCTGATCAGGTTTTGAAAGCCTACTCGAACTTCAGATCTAAACTTTGA
- a CDS encoding PilZ domain-containing protein, with amino-acid sequence MEKRKQVRVVPFPKQPVQLQLMGNGFLDILVAQDVSEGGIAVRVPHKFDGCDIHSSVEIVVSLPGYKPFKALGKIKHLSASKEAQGLFGLQFTQIDLKGKEFLGDYVKKLASLRRMAG; translated from the coding sequence ATGGAGAAAAGAAAACAGGTAAGGGTAGTCCCTTTCCCTAAACAACCAGTTCAACTCCAATTGATGGGAAACGGTTTTTTAGATATTCTTGTCGCCCAGGACGTTAGCGAGGGAGGGATCGCAGTACGTGTTCCTCATAAATTTGATGGATGCGATATACACTCCAGTGTGGAAATTGTGGTTTCTTTGCCCGGGTACAAGCCATTTAAAGCATTAGGCAAGATCAAACACTTGAGCGCTTCCAAGGAAGCACAGGGCCTTTTCGGGCTCCAGTTCACACAAATCGACCTAAAAGGGAAGGAATTCCTCGGCGATTATGTCAAAAAACTTGCCTCTCTCCGCAGAATGGCAGGATAA
- a CDS encoding GNAT family N-acetyltransferase: MGSGTVQKKQKVERKLEVRIAENQLEIERTLALRYDVFNLELGEGLPQSAATRKDRDEYDLFCDHLIVVDKNRNDMIVGTYRILRRSVAKANIGFYSDNEFDITKIYELEREPAEIGRSCVHPEYRDGSVISLLWGGLAQYMKKNNIGYLFGCGSVHSTDAQSANDVYAFLKDKQALAGEAFDVKPLPGFEMPGFDQNYSPEDIKEVSKRIPALIKGYIRAGSTICGIPALDAVFKTTDFFIIFDIKDIESRYSKHYLE, encoded by the coding sequence ATGGGATCAGGAACAGTCCAAAAAAAGCAAAAAGTAGAACGTAAGCTTGAAGTAAGGATCGCAGAGAACCAACTCGAGATCGAAAGAACTTTAGCTCTTCGTTACGATGTATTCAATCTGGAGTTGGGCGAAGGATTACCTCAATCCGCGGCGACTCGTAAAGACAGAGACGAATACGATTTATTTTGCGACCACCTTATCGTAGTAGATAAGAACAGAAATGATATGATCGTCGGAACTTATCGTATCCTACGCAGAAGTGTCGCTAAAGCAAATATCGGATTTTACTCCGACAACGAATTCGATATCACTAAAATTTACGAATTAGAAAGAGAACCTGCTGAGATCGGACGCAGTTGTGTTCATCCAGAATACAGAGATGGATCCGTAATCTCTCTTCTTTGGGGCGGGCTCGCTCAATATATGAAGAAGAACAATATCGGATACCTATTCGGTTGCGGTTCAGTTCACAGTACGGATGCTCAATCTGCAAATGATGTTTATGCGTTTTTGAAAGATAAACAAGCTCTTGCTGGAGAAGCTTTCGACGTAAAACCGCTCCCTGGATTCGAGATGCCAGGTTTCGACCAGAACTATTCTCCGGAAGATATCAAAGAAGTTTCTAAAAGAATCCCTGCGTTAATCAAGGGGTATATTAGAGCCGGATCGACAATCTGCGGAATTCCAGCATTGGATGCAGTTTTTAAGACTACCGACTTCTTTATAATATTCGATATCAAAGACATCGAATCAAGATACAGTAAACATTACTTAGAATAG
- a CDS encoding acyl-CoA dehydrogenase family protein — protein MIANNYFTDDEDLKLIFEHLIDWNSIVTSTEGEEFFEHELYKKTNNPRYEMAPSNVQEAVELYRSSLESLGEFFGKDVSQLSSLMDRKHLRYENGKVIFPEETTSIYEKFRDTGLMPFSISREAGGLGLPGTMSAFYGMIMARADVSFCMTVALLNLAQIVSRYGTEEQIENFAAKAATGETLFAMSLTEPDFGSDLNNVRTTAVKMEDGSYRLNGTKRFISQGCGLGPYPSSLLTLARTGNAGARGLSVFLVKSEDVAVAGIETKMGIHASPTCEIVYENSYGELLGQEGLGLTRYTTGMTNFMRLGSAACGPGSGAGAYYESRKYAEERHQFGKPIAEIPAVAEMLNKIKREVNASRLLTFETARVVDMYQHHQIRLEKANKEDREIRKDERVKKWGNLASVLTPISKYYCSEEGHKCAGLAIQIHGGAGYTEDYDVARIFRDSRINTIYEGTSQIHVRIAVGAIVAGMTGEGNFKKYLESIKAEIKSPSKFLNEQSEIFEDAIVKFRSIAEDHVKERVAENLMIITSRYLCSMLYEKALIKLKQTDQFDRWATDCKAYVIDSTAISKACIYRIENAV, from the coding sequence ATGATTGCTAATAATTATTTTACGGACGACGAAGATTTAAAACTAATTTTCGAACATTTAATCGATTGGAATTCGATTGTAACTTCTACAGAAGGCGAAGAATTTTTCGAACACGAACTTTATAAGAAGACGAATAACCCAAGATACGAAATGGCTCCTTCTAACGTCCAAGAAGCGGTAGAATTATACAGATCGAGTCTTGAATCCTTAGGCGAATTTTTCGGAAAGGATGTTTCTCAACTTTCTAGCCTCATGGATAGGAAACATTTGCGCTATGAAAATGGAAAAGTGATCTTCCCCGAAGAAACAACATCGATATACGAAAAGTTCCGGGACACAGGACTAATGCCATTTTCCATTTCCAGAGAAGCGGGAGGGCTTGGGCTACCGGGAACCATGAGCGCATTTTACGGAATGATCATGGCGAGAGCGGACGTTTCTTTTTGTATGACAGTCGCTCTTCTCAATCTAGCACAAATCGTTTCCAGATACGGAACAGAAGAGCAAATAGAAAATTTTGCGGCGAAAGCGGCAACCGGCGAAACTCTTTTTGCAATGTCTCTTACTGAACCGGATTTCGGATCCGACCTAAACAACGTCAGGACGACCGCCGTAAAAATGGAAGACGGAAGCTATCGTCTAAACGGAACGAAACGTTTCATATCCCAAGGTTGTGGACTCGGTCCCTACCCATCTAGCCTATTAACTCTTGCTCGAACAGGGAATGCAGGAGCTCGAGGACTATCCGTATTCTTAGTTAAAAGTGAGGATGTAGCTGTAGCAGGGATTGAAACAAAAATGGGAATCCACGCATCTCCTACCTGCGAAATCGTATATGAAAACAGTTATGGTGAACTCTTAGGCCAAGAAGGACTAGGCCTCACTAGATATACTACCGGTATGACAAACTTTATGAGACTCGGAAGTGCCGCATGCGGACCAGGTAGTGGAGCAGGAGCATATTATGAATCTCGAAAATACGCGGAAGAAAGGCACCAATTCGGAAAACCGATCGCAGAGATCCCAGCCGTTGCCGAAATGCTCAATAAAATCAAAAGGGAAGTAAACGCATCCAGACTTCTCACATTTGAAACCGCACGTGTTGTGGATATGTACCAACACCACCAGATCCGTTTGGAAAAAGCGAATAAGGAAGACAGAGAGATCCGCAAAGACGAAAGAGTAAAAAAATGGGGAAACCTCGCCTCAGTGCTAACTCCCATCTCTAAATACTATTGCTCGGAAGAAGGACATAAATGTGCGGGCCTTGCGATCCAAATTCACGGCGGAGCAGGTTATACCGAAGATTACGATGTGGCTAGGATATTTAGGGATTCTAGGATCAATACGATCTACGAAGGAACAAGTCAGATCCATGTTAGAATTGCAGTCGGCGCAATCGTGGCGGGAATGACGGGGGAAGGAAACTTCAAAAAATATCTGGAATCGATTAAAGCGGAAATAAAATCCCCTTCTAAATTCCTGAATGAACAATCCGAAATTTTCGAAGATGCAATAGTAAAATTTAGGTCAATCGCAGAAGATCATGTAAAAGAAAGGGTCGCGGAAAATCTAATGATCATTACTTCGAGATATCTATGCAGCATGTTATATGAGAAAGCTTTGATAAAACTGAAACAAACCGATCAGTTCGATCGTTGGGCCACGGATTGTAAAGCATACGTAATCGACAGTACTGCGATTTCGAAAGCATGTATCTATAGAATAGAAAATGCGGTTTAA
- a CDS encoding FAD-dependent oxidoreductase has translation MEKAFLPINIGSFTLPNRFVMGSMHLGLEGKTGTAERMAAFYGKRFEGGVGLIVTGGIGVNEEARGSKHFFNIQNEEHASELSKMNDLLNGKGIMCAQLFHAGRYAFDRNCVGPSAIRAPINRYIPRALTEEECWKTAEDFGIAAKLARETGFGAVEIMGSEGYLINQFFSPVTNHRDDHFGGDPKRRMNMAVEVLRAVVKNLPEGFPIIFRMSGIDLIPGNPTFEEVCDLAQTLKQEGVSALNIGIGWHESRIPTISQLVPRGAWANIAGRIKEKTPGIPIIASNRVNDPITAQRIFDKNQADIISMARPFLADPFIVKKIQSGMSNRINTCIACNQSCLDHAFVDKSVSCLVNPQAVNELEYKIDPAVKSQKVVVIGSGPGGLEAARASASLGHKVILLEKADQLGGQFLLASNIPGKSEFKETIRYFKNELPALGVDIRLNTNCDLKLLEELDPDSIIFATGVKPREFTLPGINTLPVGNYTEYLTGKFKPGKKVAVIGGGGIGVDVAHKLTEENDPDLESYSKKYNIDSYTNTVIQPHKSERDVAIFRRSGKHGAGLGPTTFWALKQELEASGVEFFQGLNYKEITKDGLKITMKNGEEVLYPCDSLILCVGQEKESSLYETYKSLYPQKQIFVIGGAKDSKGIDAERAFLEGLNAAYSIGKENKVAATV, from the coding sequence ATGGAAAAAGCCTTTCTACCTATAAATATAGGAAGTTTTACCCTTCCAAACCGATTTGTAATGGGATCCATGCACCTTGGATTAGAGGGAAAAACTGGAACCGCAGAAAGAATGGCAGCATTCTACGGAAAACGTTTTGAAGGAGGCGTCGGCCTTATAGTAACCGGTGGGATCGGCGTGAACGAGGAAGCAAGAGGATCGAAGCACTTCTTTAATATACAAAATGAAGAGCATGCATCCGAACTTAGTAAGATGAACGACCTTCTAAACGGAAAAGGGATTATGTGCGCTCAACTTTTCCACGCGGGACGTTATGCGTTTGATAGGAATTGTGTGGGCCCTTCTGCCATCCGCGCTCCGATCAATAGATATATTCCTAGAGCTCTCACAGAAGAAGAATGTTGGAAAACTGCAGAAGATTTCGGGATCGCTGCGAAACTCGCAAGAGAAACGGGATTTGGAGCGGTGGAAATTATGGGAAGCGAAGGATATCTCATTAACCAATTCTTCTCTCCTGTGACAAATCATCGTGACGACCATTTTGGGGGAGATCCAAAAAGAAGAATGAATATGGCTGTCGAAGTTTTAAGGGCAGTCGTAAAAAACCTACCGGAAGGTTTCCCGATAATTTTCAGAATGTCCGGAATCGATCTGATCCCAGGAAATCCAACTTTCGAAGAAGTATGCGATCTTGCTCAAACTTTAAAGCAAGAAGGTGTATCTGCATTGAATATCGGGATTGGATGGCATGAGTCCAGGATACCTACTATAAGCCAATTAGTTCCGAGAGGAGCTTGGGCAAACATTGCTGGACGGATCAAAGAAAAGACCCCTGGTATTCCTATTATTGCCTCGAATCGAGTAAATGATCCGATCACTGCGCAAAGAATTTTTGATAAGAATCAGGCAGATATAATTTCTATGGCGAGGCCGTTTCTCGCGGACCCGTTTATCGTAAAAAAGATCCAGTCAGGTATGTCAAACCGGATCAATACATGTATCGCATGCAACCAATCCTGTTTGGACCACGCTTTTGTGGATAAGTCGGTTTCCTGTCTAGTAAATCCTCAAGCAGTAAATGAATTGGAATATAAGATAGATCCCGCTGTGAAATCTCAAAAAGTTGTGGTGATCGGCTCCGGCCCAGGAGGACTGGAAGCTGCAAGAGCGAGCGCTTCTCTAGGTCATAAAGTTATATTGCTCGAAAAAGCCGATCAGCTAGGAGGACAGTTCCTTCTTGCATCGAATATCCCAGGCAAATCGGAATTCAAAGAGACTATCCGTTATTTCAAGAATGAACTTCCGGCGCTCGGAGTGGATATCCGTTTAAATACAAATTGCGACCTAAAGTTGCTGGAAGAATTGGATCCGGATTCGATCATATTTGCAACCGGTGTTAAGCCGAGAGAATTTACCCTACCTGGCATAAATACTCTTCCGGTTGGAAATTATACGGAATATTTGACCGGGAAATTCAAACCGGGAAAAAAAGTGGCCGTGATCGGAGGAGGAGGGATCGGTGTCGATGTAGCTCATAAGCTCACCGAAGAAAACGATCCTGATCTAGAATCTTATTCAAAAAAATATAATATCGATTCGTATACGAATACGGTTATCCAGCCCCACAAATCGGAAAGAGATGTTGCGATTTTTAGAAGAAGCGGGAAACATGGCGCCGGTTTGGGACCTACTACTTTTTGGGCTCTTAAACAAGAATTAGAAGCGTCCGGAGTAGAATTCTTTCAGGGACTCAACTATAAGGAAATCACGAAAGACGGCCTAAAGATAACTATGAAAAATGGAGAAGAGGTTCTTTATCCATGCGATTCACTGATCCTTTGTGTGGGACAGGAAAAAGAAAGTTCTCTCTATGAAACGTACAAATCTTTATACCCGCAAAAACAAATATTCGTTATTGGTGGAGCAAAGGATTCTAAGGGGATCGATGCAGAGAGAGCGTTTCTGGAAGGATTGAATGCGGCCTATAGTATTGGAAAAGAAAACAAAGTCGCAGCGACAGTATAG
- a CDS encoding TetR/AcrR family transcriptional regulator, which translates to MPVNKKRRQLHGPGRPFKKDKITVREDLISAGTELLKTTPLEEISLRKVAALAGVSHAASYHHFENKNALLAAISERGFQKYFSEYQMELEKTENDFLGRFRALGWTYIQFILNNQQFARIMFGGIDINLHPTLSAVSRRTYRQLHEIIRMGQRLGAIKSGQTREKTVASWSMIHGIAMLFLEGRIKPQKNKEDMKKFILSVIECAYTGMTLPPPATK; encoded by the coding sequence ATGCCCGTAAATAAGAAACGCCGCCAACTACATGGGCCAGGAAGGCCGTTTAAAAAGGATAAGATCACTGTAAGGGAAGATCTTATATCCGCGGGTACCGAGCTATTAAAGACGACCCCTCTTGAAGAGATTTCTTTGAGAAAAGTTGCTGCGCTTGCAGGCGTGAGTCATGCCGCATCTTATCACCACTTCGAAAACAAAAACGCTCTACTTGCTGCGATCTCGGAGAGGGGATTTCAGAAATATTTTTCAGAGTATCAAATGGAACTCGAAAAGACAGAAAACGATTTTTTGGGACGTTTCCGTGCTCTTGGCTGGACCTATATTCAGTTTATTTTAAATAACCAGCAATTTGCAAGGATCATGTTCGGTGGGATCGATATAAATTTACATCCGACATTGTCTGCAGTTTCCAGAAGAACTTATCGGCAATTGCATGAAATTATTCGCATGGGCCAAAGGTTAGGCGCGATCAAGTCCGGACAAACACGTGAAAAGACTGTAGCATCCTGGTCTATGATCCACGGGATTGCTATGCTTTTTTTGGAAGGAAGGATAAAACCTCAAAAGAACAAAGAGGATATGAAAAAATTTATCCTGTCCGTGATAGAGTGTGCATACACTGGAATGACATTGCCGCCTCCCGCAACAAAATAG
- a CDS encoding flavin-containing monooxygenase, which produces MQSQNKKEKSISIAIVGTGFGGLCAAIQLKKNGFHNFVIYEKSNSVGGTWRENTYPGAACDVPSHLYSFSFEPNPNWPRKYSAQPEILSYLEHCAEKYGILPHIRFETEVRSADWDDSSRVWKIKTSKNETLEHDVFISAVGQLNRPALPSIKGLESFKGRIFHSANWDPSYNFSGKKVAAIGTGASAIQFIPQIVNQGAEVTVFQRTAPWVVSKPDRKYFGFEKFLFKYLPGYRLLHRFQIYIWNEIRMIAFQKNNHANKIVKWMSLSHMKKAIKDPELRKILTPNYPAGCKRILLSNDYYEALAKPNTKVLSEPIQEVNAEGIVTKEGLKKFDAIVFGTGFKATEFLSPMKVKGAKNQDLNEVWKNGAEAYLGVTVAGFPNFYILYGPNTNLAHNSIVYMIEAQVRYIISALNEMNKRGIQALIPKVPSMQKYNASLNKKFDKFVWDTGCTNWYINASGKNTNNWPGHTYEYAYRTKKIDLSDYEILSA; this is translated from the coding sequence ATGCAGTCACAAAACAAAAAGGAAAAATCGATCTCTATCGCGATTGTAGGTACAGGTTTCGGCGGATTATGTGCAGCAATTCAACTTAAGAAGAATGGATTCCATAATTTCGTAATTTACGAAAAATCAAATTCTGTAGGAGGAACTTGGAGAGAGAATACGTATCCAGGGGCCGCGTGCGATGTTCCTTCTCATCTTTATTCATTTTCTTTCGAACCTAATCCGAACTGGCCGAGAAAATATTCCGCTCAGCCTGAGATACTCTCCTACTTAGAACATTGTGCGGAAAAGTACGGGATACTTCCTCATATTCGTTTCGAGACCGAAGTAAGATCGGCGGATTGGGATGATTCCTCAAGGGTTTGGAAGATCAAAACTTCTAAAAATGAAACGTTAGAGCATGACGTTTTTATTTCCGCCGTAGGACAATTGAATCGTCCTGCTCTTCCTTCTATCAAAGGTTTGGAAAGTTTTAAAGGTAGGATCTTTCACTCTGCAAATTGGGATCCTTCTTATAATTTTTCAGGGAAGAAGGTAGCGGCGATCGGCACAGGAGCTAGCGCCATTCAGTTCATTCCTCAAATCGTAAATCAAGGAGCGGAAGTGACAGTTTTCCAAAGAACTGCACCTTGGGTAGTTTCTAAGCCGGATCGTAAATACTTCGGTTTTGAAAAGTTCCTATTCAAATATCTTCCGGGATATAGACTACTACATAGATTTCAGATCTATATTTGGAACGAGATCAGAATGATCGCATTCCAAAAGAATAATCATGCGAATAAGATAGTAAAATGGATGAGCCTTTCTCACATGAAAAAGGCCATCAAAGATCCGGAACTTCGCAAGATATTAACTCCAAATTATCCCGCAGGATGTAAACGTATACTTCTCTCGAATGATTATTACGAAGCATTAGCAAAACCGAATACAAAAGTTCTTTCCGAACCCATTCAAGAAGTAAATGCGGAAGGGATCGTAACCAAAGAGGGTCTTAAAAAATTCGATGCGATCGTTTTTGGGACCGGATTTAAAGCTACTGAATTCCTTTCTCCGATGAAAGTTAAAGGGGCTAAAAACCAGGATCTGAATGAAGTTTGGAAGAACGGAGCGGAAGCCTACCTAGGCGTGACTGTTGCAGGTTTTCCGAATTTTTATATTTTATACGGACCGAACACAAATCTAGCTCATAATTCCATCGTATACATGATCGAAGCTCAGGTGCGTTATATCATTTCAGCTTTAAATGAAATGAATAAAAGAGGAATCCAGGCCTTAATTCCTAAGGTCCCTAGTATGCAAAAATACAACGCATCTTTAAATAAAAAATTCGATAAATTCGTTTGGGACACTGGATGTACAAACTGGTATATAAATGCTTCGGGTAAAAATACCAATAACTGGCCGGGTCATACTTACGAATATGCTTATCGGACTAAAAAGATCGATCTATCCGATTATGAAATTCTCTCCGCTTAA